The Candidatus Eremiobacteraceae bacterium genomic sequence GAGATGGTCATGCCGGGGGACAACGTGCGGATGATCGTCGAGCTGATCACGCCGATCGCGTGCGAGGAAGGCTTGCGCTTCGCGATCCGCGAGGGCGGCCGGACGGTCGGCGCAGGCGTCGTCACCAAGGTCATCGAGTAGCATGCCGAAGCAGACGATCCGCATCCGGCTCCGGGCATACGATCACTCGATCCTCGATCAGTCCGCTCGCCGGATCGCCGAGACGGTGACGCGCACCGGCGCGTTCGTCAGCGGCCCGGTGCCGCTGCCGACCGAGATCAACCGGACGTGCGTCAACCGTTCGCCGCACGTCGACAAGAAGAGCCGCGAACACTTCGAGATGCGCACGCACAAGCGGCTCATCGACATCCACCAGGCGTCGGCGAAGACGATGGACGCCCTCATGCACCTCGATCTGCCGGCAGGCGTCGACATCGAACTGAAGGCGTAAGCGCGTAGGACGAGACGGAAACGACATCATGAAGAGCATCATCGGCCGCAAGATCGGCGTGACGAACGTGTTCACGGAGGACGGGCGCTACGTGCCCGTCACCGTGATCGCGGCCGGCCCATGTTCGGTCGTCGAGCTGCGTACGGCCGACAAACACGGTTACGACGCGGCGGTCCTCGGATTCGAGGACGCCAAGCTCAAGCACCTGACGAAACCGATGCGCGGGCAC encodes the following:
- the tuf gene encoding elongation factor Tu (EF-Tu; promotes GTP-dependent binding of aminoacyl-tRNA to the A-site of ribosomes during protein biosynthesis; when the tRNA anticodon matches the mRNA codon, GTP hydrolysis results; the inactive EF-Tu-GDP leaves the ribosome and release of GDP is promoted by elongation factor Ts; many prokaryotes have two copies of the gene encoding EF-Tu) — translated: EMVMPGDNVRMIVELITPIACEEGLRFAIREGGRTVGAGVVTKVIE
- the rpsJ gene encoding 30S ribosomal protein S10, which codes for MPKQTIRIRLRAYDHSILDQSARRIAETVTRTGAFVSGPVPLPTEINRTCVNRSPHVDKKSREHFEMRTHKRLIDIHQASAKTMDALMHLDLPAGVDIELKA